Proteins encoded within one genomic window of Burkholderiaceae bacterium:
- a CDS encoding Exported protein, protein MNLRSAVSTLSLAAIATLAGSAVAQEGPQLDLPRTALHADLYRIEVQVADTPREREMGLMFRRTMPASEGMLFVFEQPATQCFWMKNTILPLTAAFVADDGTIVNLADMAPQTTDSHCSTRPVRYVLEMNQGWFAKRGIKAGYRLGGAPFGTH, encoded by the coding sequence ATGAACCTGCGCAGTGCGGTGTCGACTCTCTCGCTCGCGGCGATCGCAACTCTGGCCGGTAGCGCGGTGGCGCAGGAAGGCCCGCAACTCGATCTGCCGCGCACCGCCCTTCATGCCGACCTGTACCGGATCGAGGTGCAGGTTGCGGACACGCCGCGCGAGCGCGAGATGGGCCTGATGTTTCGTCGCACCATGCCGGCATCGGAGGGCATGCTGTTCGTGTTCGAGCAACCAGCGACCCAATGCTTCTGGATGAAGAACACGATCCTGCCGTTGACCGCCGCTTTCGTTGCCGACGACGGCACTATCGTCAACCTGGCCGACATGGCGCCGCAGACCACCGACTCGCATTGCTCGACCCGGCCGGTGCGCTACGTGCTCGAGATGAACCAGGGCTGGTTTGCCAAGCGCGGCATCAAGGCGGGCTACCGGCTCGGCGGCGCGCCGTTCGGCACGCACTGA
- a CDS encoding Superoxide dismutase [Fe] — translation MEHTLPALPYAIDALAPAYSKETMEYHYGKHHAAYVTNLNNLQKGTEFEKMALEDIVKKSSGGIHNNAAQIWNHTFFWNCMKPGGGGEPSGALAKAIAAKWGSYADFKAAFVKSAVGNFGSGWTWLVKKADGSVDVVNMGPAGTPLTTGDKALLTVDVWEHAYYIDYRNARQKFVETYFDKLVNWGFAEKNFG, via the coding sequence ATGGAACATACCCTTCCCGCTCTGCCTTATGCGATCGACGCGCTGGCGCCGGCCTACTCCAAGGAAACCATGGAGTATCACTACGGCAAGCACCATGCGGCCTATGTCACGAACCTGAACAACCTGCAAAAGGGCACCGAGTTCGAGAAGATGGCGCTCGAGGACATCGTGAAGAAGTCCAGCGGCGGCATCCACAACAACGCGGCGCAGATCTGGAATCACACGTTCTTCTGGAACTGCATGAAGCCGGGCGGCGGCGGCGAGCCGTCCGGCGCGCTGGCCAAGGCGATCGCGGCCAAGTGGGGAAGCTATGCGGACTTCAAGGCGGCATTCGTCAAGTCGGCGGTCGGCAACTTCGGCTCGGGCTGGACCTGGCTGGTGAAGAAGGCCGACGGCAGCGTCGACGTCGTCAACATGGGCCCGGCCGGAACGCCGCTGACCACCGGCGACAAGGCGCTGCTGACCGTCGACGTCTGGGAGCACGCGTATTACATCGACTATCGCAACGCGCGCCAGAAGTTCGTCGAAACCTATTTCGACAAGCTGGTGAACTGGGGTTTTGCCGAAAAGAACTTCGGCTGA
- a CDS encoding Exodeoxyribonuclease VII large subunit, which produces MLLALSPLALWNDAQCRRGLQPMAEAAVPEGIPRVWAVGALCHAVANALDARFNPVAVRGELSNFSRAASGHCYFSLKDETGQIRCAMFRRAAALLDFTPQEGERVELRGRIGVYEQRGDLQLIAESLVRVGQGTLFEQFLKLKEKLEAQGLFDPARKRSLPPLPRGIGVVTSLDAAALHDVVTALRRRAPHVPVVVAPARVQGADAPADLVRALAELYRLAQNGRQGEDAAAGGFRGSAPQVQIDLILLVRGGGSIEDLWAFNDETLARIIVQSPVPVVCGVGHETDFTIADFCADLRAPTPTAAAELAARPQGEWVDALQRARLRLTDAARRQIESQSQRVDQAAARLARPSLTAARYRALLSELAQRLHYRTRSMLEREAADLRRIEDDYPARLRRAADAAGQRLERARLRLELLDPRLVLARGYAWLSDEQGGAITRAAQTHAGQALCATLADGEVDLTVSGRRLV; this is translated from the coding sequence ATGCTTTTGGCCTTGTCGCCATTGGCGCTGTGGAACGATGCCCAATGCCGGCGCGGGTTGCAGCCGATGGCTGAGGCGGCCGTGCCGGAAGGCATCCCGCGCGTCTGGGCGGTCGGCGCGCTGTGTCACGCGGTCGCGAACGCGCTCGACGCGCGCTTCAATCCGGTCGCAGTGCGCGGCGAGCTGTCGAACTTCTCGCGCGCGGCCAGCGGCCACTGCTACTTCTCGTTGAAGGACGAAACCGGCCAGATCCGCTGCGCGATGTTTCGCCGCGCCGCGGCGCTGCTGGACTTCACTCCGCAGGAGGGCGAGCGCGTCGAACTGCGCGGGCGCATCGGCGTGTACGAACAGCGCGGCGACCTGCAACTGATCGCAGAGTCCCTGGTCCGTGTCGGGCAGGGGACGCTGTTCGAGCAGTTCCTGAAACTCAAGGAGAAGCTCGAGGCGCAGGGCCTGTTCGATCCGGCGCGCAAGCGCAGTCTGCCGCCGCTGCCGCGCGGCATTGGCGTCGTGACCTCGCTCGATGCGGCGGCGCTGCACGACGTCGTGACCGCGCTGCGGCGCCGCGCGCCGCATGTCCCGGTCGTCGTCGCGCCGGCGCGTGTGCAGGGGGCCGATGCGCCTGCCGATCTGGTGCGTGCGCTGGCCGAGTTGTACCGACTGGCACAGAACGGTCGGCAAGGCGAAGATGCGGCCGCGGGTGGCTTTCGGGGATCGGCGCCGCAGGTCCAGATCGACCTGATCCTGCTGGTGCGCGGCGGCGGTTCGATCGAAGATCTGTGGGCCTTCAACGACGAGACGCTGGCGCGCATCATCGTGCAAAGCCCAGTGCCGGTGGTATGCGGCGTCGGTCACGAAACCGACTTTACGATCGCCGATTTCTGCGCCGATCTGCGCGCACCGACGCCGACCGCGGCGGCAGAGCTTGCGGCGCGTCCGCAGGGCGAATGGGTCGATGCGCTGCAGCGCGCGCGGCTGCGGCTGACCGACGCCGCCCGGCGCCAGATCGAGAGCCAGAGCCAACGGGTGGACCAGGCGGCCGCTCGGCTCGCGCGTCCATCGCTGACGGCGGCGCGTTACCGGGCGCTCTTGTCCGAGTTGGCGCAGCGGCTGCACTATCGCACGCGGTCGATGCTGGAGCGCGAAGCAGCGGATTTGCGGCGGATCGAGGACGACTACCCGGCCCGGCTGCGGCGCGCGGCCGATGCGGCGGGCCAGCGGCTTGAACGTGCACGATTGCGGCTGGAACTGCTCGATCCGCGACTCGTGCTCGCGCGCGGCTATGCCTGGCTCAGCGACGAGCAGGGTGGCGCCATTACCCGCGCCGCCCAGACTCACGCCGGCCAGGCGCTTTGCGCCACCCTCGCGGATGGAGAGGTTGATCTCACGGTCTCGGGGCGGCGTCTGGTTTAA
- a CDS encoding Ferric siderophore transport system, biopolymer transport protein ExbB, with protein sequence MFSILEAAGWPIWPLLAASIVALALIIERFLSLKTAKVAPPKLLDEAMAVSREAVPIPDVVTQLEQNSALGEILASGLRALNSNPSCSESDLRATLEAAGRTVAHRLEKYLSALATIASAAPLLGLLGTVIGMIEIFGSQAPSGATVGVANPAQLAHGISVALYNTAFGLLIAIPALIFWRYFRGRVDEYLLTLELASERFARHLTTLRR encoded by the coding sequence TTGTTTTCCATTCTAGAAGCCGCAGGCTGGCCGATCTGGCCGCTCTTGGCCGCCTCGATCGTCGCGCTGGCCCTGATCATCGAACGCTTCCTCAGCCTGAAGACCGCGAAGGTCGCGCCGCCGAAACTGCTCGACGAGGCGATGGCGGTTTCGCGCGAAGCGGTGCCCATCCCCGACGTGGTGACGCAGCTGGAACAGAACTCTGCGCTCGGCGAGATTCTCGCGAGCGGGCTGCGCGCGCTGAACTCGAATCCAAGCTGCAGCGAGTCCGACCTGCGCGCCACGCTGGAGGCGGCGGGCCGCACCGTTGCGCATCGGCTCGAGAAATACCTGAGCGCGCTGGCGACCATCGCTTCCGCCGCGCCGCTGCTGGGCCTGCTCGGCACGGTGATCGGGATGATCGAGATCTTCGGCTCGCAGGCGCCGTCCGGCGCAACGGTCGGAGTGGCCAACCCGGCGCAGCTGGCGCATGGCATTTCAGTCGCGCTGTACAACACCGCGTTCGGCTTGCTCATCGCGATCCCGGCGCTGATCTTCTGGCGCTACTTCCGCGGCCGGGTCGACGAATACCTGCTGACGCTGGAACTGGCGTCGGAGCGTTTCGCGCGCCATCTGACGACGCTGCGCCGCTGA
- a CDS encoding Biopolymer transport protein ExbD/TolR, giving the protein MNFRHRAHEEPEINLIPFIDVLLVILIFLMLTTTYNKFTEMQLRLPVANTEAQRDYKKEVIVSVSADGRYMVDKTPIAGRAVETIADALANAQTGKDTVVIISADASATHQSVITVMEAARRAGLSQITFATQSSARAGALH; this is encoded by the coding sequence ATGAACTTCCGGCACAGGGCGCACGAAGAGCCCGAGATCAACCTGATTCCGTTCATCGACGTGCTGCTGGTGATCCTGATCTTCCTGATGCTCACCACCACCTACAACAAGTTCACCGAAATGCAGCTGCGCCTGCCGGTGGCCAATACCGAGGCGCAGCGCGACTACAAAAAGGAAGTGATCGTGTCGGTCAGCGCCGACGGCCGCTACATGGTCGACAAGACGCCGATCGCCGGCCGCGCGGTCGAGACCATCGCCGATGCGCTGGCCAATGCGCAGACCGGCAAGGACACGGTCGTGATCATCAGCGCCGATGCGAGCGCGACGCACCAATCGGTGATCACGGTGATGGAAGCGGCGCGCCGCGCGGGCCTGAGCCAGATCACCTTCGCGACCCAATCCTCGGCCCGGGCCGGCGCCCTGCACTGA
- a CDS encoding tetraacyldisaccharide 4'-kinase: protein MHGASTRPLASALERTLLRTWTQRGALARLLWPLAQLFGVLAAARRALYRCGMLTAQRASVPLPVVVVVGNVVAGGAGKTPTVIALVRHWQARGLRVGVISRGHGRRGAGCREVRDDSAAFDVGDEPLLIRRATGAPVVVAARRIDAARALMQRHPAIQVLVSDDGLQHYALARDIAICLFDDRGIGNGWLLPAGPLREPWPRRADLVLHSGLQPAFPGFRATRRLADHAVHQGGVPLPLAALRGQGVTAVAAIAHPDAFFDMLRAAGLTLTRTVALHDHYGFDSWNCNEHGGDPLVCTEKDAVKLWPRCPHALAVPLEFQPEAGFFAAADALLDAKLSSAHAAREDGSESVERQVDG from the coding sequence ATGCACGGCGCGTCCACGCGCCCCCTGGCGAGCGCACTCGAGCGCACCTTGCTGCGCACCTGGACCCAGCGCGGCGCGCTGGCGCGGCTGCTGTGGCCGCTCGCGCAACTGTTCGGCGTCCTCGCTGCGGCGCGGCGCGCGCTCTATCGCTGCGGCATGCTCACGGCGCAGCGCGCAAGCGTACCGCTACCGGTGGTGGTCGTCGTCGGCAACGTCGTCGCCGGCGGGGCCGGCAAGACGCCCACGGTGATTGCGCTGGTGCGGCATTGGCAGGCACGCGGCCTGCGGGTCGGCGTGATCTCGCGCGGCCATGGGCGCCGCGGCGCCGGCTGCCGCGAGGTGCGAGACGACAGCGCGGCCTTCGACGTCGGCGACGAACCGCTGCTGATCCGCCGCGCGACCGGCGCGCCGGTGGTCGTCGCGGCGAGGCGCATCGACGCGGCGCGCGCGCTGATGCAGCGCCATCCGGCGATCCAGGTGCTGGTCAGCGACGACGGGCTGCAGCACTACGCGCTGGCGCGCGACATCGCGATCTGCCTGTTCGACGATCGCGGAATTGGCAACGGCTGGCTGCTGCCGGCCGGGCCGCTGCGCGAACCCTGGCCGCGGCGCGCGGACCTGGTGCTGCACAGCGGCCTTCAGCCCGCGTTCCCGGGCTTTCGCGCGACGCGCCGGCTCGCCGACCATGCGGTCCATCAGGGCGGCGTGCCGCTCCCGCTCGCCGCGCTGCGCGGCCAGGGCGTCACCGCGGTCGCGGCGATCGCCCACCCCGATGCGTTCTTCGACATGCTGCGCGCAGCCGGGTTGACGCTGACGCGCACCGTCGCGCTACACGATCACTATGGTTTCGATAGCTGGAACTGCAATGAACACGGGGGCGATCCGTTGGTTTGTACCGAAAAAGATGCGGTCAAGCTGTGGCCGCGCTGTCCGCATGCGCTCGCGGTGCCGCTCGAATTCCAGCCCGAAGCCGGTTTCTTCGCTGCGGCCGATGCGCTGCTCGATGCAAAGCTATCATCGGCGCATGCCGCCCGTGAGGATGGTTCAGAGTCGGTCGAGAGGCAAGTCGATGGATAG
- a CDS encoding Trm112 family protein — translation MDSKLLELLVCPVTKGPLDYDREHHELISRSARLAYPVRDGIPILLEAEARTLGDDELERLPRRTPLVG, via the coding sequence ATGGATAGCAAGCTGCTGGAACTGCTGGTCTGCCCGGTGACCAAGGGGCCGCTGGACTATGACCGCGAACACCACGAGCTGATCTCGCGCAGCGCGCGGCTTGCGTACCCGGTGCGCGACGGCATTCCGATCCTGCTCGAAGCCGAGGCGCGCACGCTCGGCGACGACGAGCTCGAGCGGCTGCCGCGGCGCACGCCGCTGGTCGGCTGA
- a CDS encoding 3-deoxy-manno-octulosonate cytidylyltransferase, whose protein sequence is MRFTVLIPARLASTRLPNKPLADLGGAPMVVRVAQRAKLCRADGAPVRVVVAADSDAIASACKAHQVEALLTRADHPSGSDRLAEACERLGLGGDQIVVNVQGDEPLIEPALIESVAQLLAERPEAAMSTAAHAIDSVADWLNPNVVKVVLDRRQLALYFSRAPIPWRRDGASQGANQLPQLPQPAPLRHIGIYGYRAEFLRGFPTLAVAPVETTEALEQLRVLWHGHRIAVHVTEHAPGPGVDTPADLERVRRHYAT, encoded by the coding sequence ATGCGCTTCACGGTGCTGATCCCGGCGCGGCTGGCGTCGACCCGGCTGCCGAACAAGCCGCTCGCCGACTTAGGGGGCGCGCCGATGGTGGTGCGGGTCGCCCAGCGCGCGAAGCTGTGCCGCGCCGACGGCGCGCCGGTGCGCGTGGTGGTCGCGGCCGACAGCGACGCAATCGCCTCCGCCTGCAAAGCGCATCAGGTCGAGGCGCTGCTGACGCGCGCCGATCACCCCTCGGGCAGCGACCGGCTGGCCGAGGCCTGCGAACGGCTCGGCCTGGGCGGCGATCAGATCGTGGTCAACGTGCAAGGCGATGAGCCGCTGATCGAACCGGCGCTGATCGAGTCGGTCGCACAGTTACTGGCGGAGCGCCCGGAGGCCGCAATGAGCACCGCCGCGCACGCGATCGACTCGGTCGCGGATTGGCTCAACCCGAACGTGGTGAAGGTGGTGCTGGATCGCCGGCAACTGGCGCTTTACTTCAGCCGGGCGCCGATCCCGTGGCGGCGCGACGGCGCGTCCCAGGGCGCCAACCAACTGCCGCAGTTGCCGCAGCCGGCGCCGCTGCGCCATATCGGCATCTACGGCTATCGCGCCGAGTTCCTGCGCGGCTTTCCCACGCTTGCCGTGGCGCCGGTCGAGACCACCGAGGCGCTGGAGCAGCTGCGTGTGCTTTGGCACGGGCACCGGATCGCGGTGCATGTGACCGAGCATGCGCCCGGCCCCGGGGTCGATACGCCGGCCGATCTCGAGCGCGTGCGCCGACATTACGCCACCTAG
- a CDS encoding Adenylate kinase encodes MRLILLGAPGAGKGTQAAFICQKYGIPQISTGDMLRAAVKAGTALGLQAKTVMDSGALVSDDIIIGLVKERITQADCANGFLFDGFPRTIPQAEAMKAAGVKLDYVLEIDVPFDAIIERMSGRRSHPASGRIYHVKFNPPKVAGRDDVTGEPLIQRDDDREETVRKRLEVYSAQTRPLVDYYANWAKHDPAAAPKYRTINGSGSVDEIRARALAALES; translated from the coding sequence ATGAGACTGATCCTGTTGGGCGCCCCGGGCGCCGGCAAAGGCACGCAGGCCGCGTTCATTTGCCAGAAATACGGTATCCCGCAGATCTCCACCGGCGACATGCTGCGCGCCGCGGTCAAGGCCGGCACCGCGCTCGGCCTGCAGGCGAAGACAGTGATGGATTCGGGCGCGCTGGTCAGCGACGACATCATCATCGGCCTGGTGAAGGAACGGATCACGCAAGCAGATTGCGCGAACGGCTTCCTGTTCGACGGCTTTCCGCGCACCATCCCGCAGGCCGAGGCGATGAAGGCGGCCGGCGTCAAGCTCGACTACGTGCTCGAGATCGACGTGCCGTTCGACGCGATCATCGAGCGCATGAGCGGACGGCGCTCGCATCCGGCCTCGGGCCGCATCTACCACGTCAAGTTCAATCCGCCGAAGGTCGCCGGCCGCGACGACGTGACCGGCGAGCCGCTGATCCAGCGCGACGACGACCGGGAAGAAACCGTGAGGAAGCGGCTCGAGGTCTACAGCGCGCAGACGCGGCCGCTGGTCGACTACTACGCGAACTGGGCCAAGCACGACCCGGCCGCCGCGCCCAAATATCGCACGATCAACGGCAGCGGCAGCGTCGACGAAATCCGCGCTCGCGCGCTCGCGGCACTGGAGAGCTGA
- a CDS encoding L-asparaginase, translating into MTARTRSKVVLLGTGGTIAGTAAKAGDNIGYSAAQLGVAELIGALPGAEQAMAGRELVTEQVAQIDSKDMSFAVWQRLAQRAAHWLAQPDVQGIVVTHGTDTLEETAYFLQQVLRPAKPVVLACAMRPATAIAPDGPQNLLDALSVALDPGARGVVAVCAGTIHGALDVQKIHPYRVDAFGSGDAGPIGYVEEGALRLLRNWPHADDLSTPFAIEKIVNAGAWPRVEIVMSYAGADGAVVEALLAQGVQGLVVAGTGNGTLHHDLASALLAAQRQGVRVLRASRCANGRVLGQPSDEIPDSRGLSPVKARVALLLELLQAR; encoded by the coding sequence ATGACTGCAAGAACCCGGAGCAAGGTGGTGCTGCTCGGCACCGGCGGCACGATCGCCGGGACCGCGGCGAAGGCCGGCGACAACATCGGCTACAGCGCGGCGCAGCTCGGCGTCGCCGAACTAATCGGGGCACTGCCGGGCGCGGAGCAGGCCATGGCCGGCCGCGAGTTGGTGACCGAGCAGGTCGCGCAGATCGACAGCAAGGACATGAGCTTCGCCGTCTGGCAGCGGCTCGCCCAGCGCGCCGCGCACTGGCTCGCACAGCCCGACGTGCAGGGCATCGTCGTCACCCACGGCACCGACACGCTGGAGGAGACCGCGTATTTCCTGCAGCAGGTGCTGCGCCCGGCCAAGCCCGTGGTGCTGGCCTGCGCGATGCGGCCGGCGACCGCGATTGCGCCGGACGGGCCGCAGAACCTGCTGGACGCGCTCAGCGTCGCGCTGGATCCCGGCGCGCGCGGCGTGGTCGCGGTCTGCGCCGGTACGATCCACGGCGCGCTGGACGTGCAGAAGATTCATCCTTACCGGGTCGACGCGTTCGGCTCGGGCGACGCCGGCCCGATTGGCTATGTCGAGGAGGGTGCGCTCAGATTGTTGAGAAACTGGCCGCACGCCGATGATCTGTCTACACCGTTTGCTATCGAAAAGATAGTGAATGCCGGCGCTTGGCCACGCGTCGAGATCGTGATGAGCTACGCTGGCGCCGATGGCGCGGTGGTCGAGGCGTTGCTGGCCCAGGGTGTGCAGGGGTTGGTCGTCGCCGGAACCGGCAACGGCACGCTGCACCACGATCTCGCGTCTGCGCTGCTGGCGGCGCAGCGGCAGGGCGTGCGGGTGCTGCGCGCGAGCCGCTGCGCGAACGGCCGGGTGCTGGGTCAGCCCAGCGACGAGATTCCTGATTCACGTGGCCTGTCGCCGGTGAAGGCGCGGGTCGCGCTGCTGCTCGAACTGCTGCAGGCGCGCTGA
- a CDS encoding SOS-response repressor and protease LexA yields MTDLPPFPAKLTARQQQILDLIQSAIARTGAPPTRAEIAAELGFKSANAAEEHLQALARKGVIELVSGTSRGIRLQSDALRSINESRFKQFSLPLQSLAQLALPLVGRVAAGAPILAQEHVDQTYYVESTLFQRRPDYLLKVRGMSMRDAGIMDGDLLAVQATKDAKNGQIVVARLGDEVTVKRFRRNKHLIELHAENPDYQTIIVEPGEPFEIEGLAVGLIRNTMLM; encoded by the coding sequence ATGACCGACCTCCCGCCGTTCCCCGCGAAACTCACGGCGCGCCAGCAGCAGATTCTGGACCTGATCCAGAGCGCGATCGCGCGCACCGGCGCGCCGCCGACTCGCGCCGAAATTGCTGCTGAGCTCGGCTTCAAGTCGGCGAACGCGGCCGAGGAGCATCTGCAGGCGCTGGCGCGCAAGGGCGTGATCGAGCTGGTCAGCGGCACCTCGCGCGGCATCCGCCTGCAAAGCGACGCGCTGCGCTCGATCAACGAGTCGCGCTTCAAGCAGTTCTCGCTGCCGCTGCAAAGCCTGGCCCAGCTGGCGCTGCCGCTGGTCGGTCGGGTCGCTGCCGGCGCGCCGATTCTCGCGCAGGAACACGTGGACCAGACCTACTACGTCGAGAGCACACTGTTCCAGCGCCGCCCCGACTATCTGCTGAAGGTGCGCGGCATGTCGATGCGCGATGCCGGCATCATGGACGGCGACCTGCTCGCGGTGCAGGCCACGAAGGACGCGAAGAATGGCCAGATCGTCGTCGCCCGGCTCGGCGACGAGGTCACCGTCAAGCGCTTTCGGCGCAACAAGCACCTGATCGAGTTGCATGCCGAAAACCCGGACTACCAGACCATCATCGTCGAACCCGGCGAGCCGTTCGAGATCGAGGGCCTGGCTGTCGGCTTGATTCGCAACACCATGCTGATGTAG
- a CDS encoding D-3-phosphoglycerate dehydrogenase, with product MNIVILDDYQDAVRKLQCAHKLESYAAKVYTNTVKGLGQLAVRLRDADVIVPIRERTQFSRQLIEKLPKLKLIAQTGGVSRHIDVTACTEHGVAIAEGSGSPLAPAELTWALIMGAMRRLPQYIANLKHGAWQQSGLKTASMPPNFGVGCVLHGKTLGIWGYGRIGHIVAGYGRAFGMRVLVWGSEASRAKAVGDGLQAAASREELFSTADVLTLQLRLTDETAGIVTLEDLSRMRPTALLVNTARAELIEPDALISALNRGHPGMAAIDVFEAEPPLQGHALLRLENCICTPHIGYVEQSSYEMLFGAAFDNVVNYIRGTPTNIVNPGALQMRR from the coding sequence ATGAATATCGTGATTCTCGACGACTACCAGGACGCGGTGCGCAAGCTGCAATGCGCGCACAAGCTCGAGTCGTATGCCGCCAAGGTCTACACCAACACGGTGAAGGGCCTGGGCCAACTCGCGGTCCGGCTGCGCGACGCCGATGTGATCGTCCCGATCCGCGAGCGTACCCAGTTCAGCCGCCAGCTGATCGAAAAACTCCCCAAACTCAAGCTGATCGCCCAGACCGGCGGGGTCAGCCGTCATATCGATGTCACGGCCTGCACCGAACACGGCGTCGCGATCGCCGAGGGCTCGGGCTCGCCGCTCGCGCCGGCCGAGCTTACCTGGGCGCTGATCATGGGCGCGATGCGACGCCTGCCGCAGTACATCGCGAACCTCAAGCACGGCGCATGGCAGCAGTCCGGCCTGAAGACGGCTTCGATGCCGCCGAACTTCGGCGTCGGCTGCGTGTTGCACGGCAAGACCCTGGGCATCTGGGGCTACGGCAGGATCGGCCACATCGTCGCCGGCTACGGCCGCGCGTTCGGCATGCGGGTGCTGGTCTGGGGCAGCGAGGCGTCGCGCGCGAAAGCCGTCGGCGACGGCCTGCAGGCGGCCGCAAGCCGCGAGGAACTGTTCTCGACCGCCGACGTGCTGACGCTGCAGCTTCGCCTCACCGACGAGACCGCCGGCATCGTGACGCTGGAAGACCTGTCTCGTATGCGGCCGACCGCGTTGCTGGTCAACACCGCGCGTGCCGAACTGATCGAGCCCGACGCGCTGATCAGCGCGCTGAACCGCGGCCATCCCGGCATGGCGGCGATCGACGTTTTCGAAGCCGAGCCGCCGCTGCAAGGCCATGCGCTGCTGCGGCTGGAAAACTGCATCTGCACGCCGCACATCGGCTACGTCGAGCAGAGCAGCTACGAGATGCTGTTCGGCGCCGCCTTTGACAACGTGGTGAACTACATCCGGGGTACGCCGACCAACATCGTGAACCCGGGCGCGCTGCAGATGCGGCGCTGA
- a CDS encoding 3-hydroxyacyl-CoA dehydrogenase / Enoyl CoA hydratase yields the protein MEPIYAKVGIVGAGAMGRGIAQIAAQAGSIVRLFDTQAAAVAAARESVGSQWDRLQAKGRMTAEQVADQKQRLVAADSIAALADCNLVIEAVVERLDVKKALFAELESAVAPDAVLATNTSSLSVTAIAAGLKRPQRFAGYHFFNPVPLMRVVEVVAGLKTDPAVCADLAAYARQMGHTAVQAQDTPGFIVNHAGRGYGTEALRIVGEGVADFATIDRILKDQAGFRLGPFELMDLTALDVSHPVMESVYRQYYDEPRYRPSVITAQRLAGGVVGKKVGEGFYRYRDGVAEVAPEPPAPQVDDIPPVWVSTRAARRAELLALLKQLGATIETGASPSPSAMTLVAPLGFDVTTVAVVDRHDPARTVGIDMLVEDAATRRRVLATNPATRSDFARAAHALFARDGKAVSMIRDSGGFVTQRVVATIINIAADICQQRICSPKDLETAVTLGLGYPLGPLAMGDRYGPANVLEVLFNMQTVYGDPRYRPSPWLRRRGAIGLSLLHEED from the coding sequence ATGGAACCGATCTACGCGAAAGTCGGCATCGTAGGCGCCGGTGCGATGGGCCGCGGCATTGCCCAGATTGCGGCGCAGGCGGGCAGCATCGTCCGCTTGTTCGACACGCAGGCCGCGGCCGTCGCCGCAGCGCGCGAGTCGGTGGGCAGCCAGTGGGATCGGCTCCAGGCCAAGGGCCGGATGACGGCCGAGCAGGTTGCCGATCAGAAGCAGCGGCTGGTCGCCGCCGACTCGATCGCGGCGCTGGCCGACTGCAATCTGGTGATCGAGGCGGTGGTCGAACGGCTCGATGTGAAGAAGGCGCTGTTCGCCGAGCTCGAAAGCGCGGTGGCGCCGGACGCGGTGCTTGCGACCAACACCTCGTCGCTGTCGGTCACCGCGATCGCCGCCGGGCTGAAGCGTCCGCAGCGGTTCGCCGGCTATCACTTCTTCAATCCGGTGCCGCTGATGCGGGTGGTCGAGGTGGTCGCCGGGCTGAAGACCGACCCGGCCGTCTGCGCCGACCTGGCGGCCTACGCGCGCCAGATGGGCCATACCGCGGTGCAGGCGCAGGACACGCCGGGCTTTATCGTGAACCACGCGGGCCGCGGTTACGGCACCGAGGCACTGCGCATCGTCGGCGAAGGCGTTGCCGATTTCGCAACGATCGACCGCATCCTGAAGGACCAGGCGGGATTTCGCCTCGGCCCGTTCGAGCTGATGGACCTGACCGCGCTCGACGTGTCGCACCCGGTGATGGAATCGGTCTACCGCCAGTACTACGACGAACCGCGCTACCGCCCGAGCGTGATCACCGCGCAGCGGCTTGCCGGCGGCGTGGTCGGCAAGAAGGTCGGAGAAGGCTTCTACCGCTACCGGGACGGCGTGGCCGAGGTCGCTCCGGAGCCGCCGGCGCCGCAGGTCGACGACATTCCGCCGGTCTGGGTGTCCACGCGCGCAGCCCGGCGCGCCGAACTGCTCGCGCTGCTCAAGCAGCTGGGCGCGACGATCGAAACCGGCGCCTCGCCCTCGCCGTCCGCAATGACGTTGGTCGCCCCGCTCGGTTTCGACGTGACCACGGTGGCCGTGGTCGACCGGCACGATCCGGCGCGCACGGTCGGCATCGACATGCTGGTCGAGGACGCGGCGACGCGCCGGCGCGTGCTCGCGACCAACCCGGCGACGCGCAGCGACTTTGCGCGCGCCGCCCATGCGCTGTTCGCGCGCGACGGCAAGGCCGTGAGCATGATCCGCGACAGCGGCGGCTTCGTCACGCAGCGCGTGGTCGCGACCATCATCAACATCGCGGCCGATATCTGCCAGCAGCGGATCTGCTCGCCGAAGGATCTCGAGACTGCAGTGACGCTGGGGCTGGGCTACCCGCTGGGGCCGCTCGCGATGGGCGACCGTTACGGCCCGGCGAACGTGCTGGAAGTCCTGTTCAACATGCAGACCGTCTACGGCGATCCGCGCTACCGTCCCAGCCCCTGGCTGCGCCGGCGCGGCGCGATCGGCCTGAGCCTGCTGCACGAAGAGGACTGA